The Salvia miltiorrhiza cultivar Shanhuang (shh) chromosome 1, IMPLAD_Smil_shh, whole genome shotgun sequence genome has a window encoding:
- the LOC131007745 gene encoding uncharacterized protein LOC131007745, whose protein sequence is MERFNKALMAKWIWRFLTEKDSLWARVVRACKGEMNWDEGGFRIDGHRDMRAGWWKKVLSSIVNEGKPDGWKWKATPNGIFMSKGLDFKRIWKAPTAHKAKTTAWRIMNGKMATVDNLLKRKVPFPNSEHICALCQVPPENTNHLFFSCQKSAEIWYELLSWFGKQSVLQSNAIDQYLAFTNIGHKKDAHFLVGVWICTVWSIWKERNELRFNNGKWDKGKMVADIKSRLWSWKQAYNMNTAPDDFRSWFIAVRLENSASNSDTGMLPSHVS, encoded by the exons ATGGAAAGGTTTAACAAGGCTTTGATGGCCAAATGGATATGGCGTTTCCTCACTGAGAAAGACTCTTTATGGGCTCGAGTGGTTAGGGCATGTAAGGGAGAAATGAATTGGGATGAAGGAGGCTTTAGGATCGATGGGCATCGGGATATGAGGGCGGGTTGGTGGAAAAAGGTTCTGAG CTCCATAGTAAATGAAGGAAAACCCGACGGCTGGAAATGGAAAGCAACTCCAAATGGAATCTTTATGAGCAAAGGACTAGATTTTAAGAGAATCTGGAAAGCCCCGACAGCGCACAAAGCAAAAACTACAGCGTGGAGGATCATGAACGGGAAAATGGCGACTGTCGACAATTTGCTGAAAAGGAAGGTGCCTTTTCCGAACTCAGAACATATTTGCGCTTTATGTCAAGTGCCACCTGAAAACACCAATCATTTATTCTTTTCCTGCCAAAAATCTGCAGAAATCTGGTACGAATTACTCTCTTGGTTTGGAAAGCAGTCGGTCCTTCAATCAAATGCGATTGATCAGTATTTGGCCTTCACAAATATTGGTCACAAAAAGGATGCTCATTTTCTGGTTGGAGTGTGGATCTGTACAGTCTGGAGTATTTGGAAAGAAAGGAATGAACTCCGTTTCAACAATGGAAAGTGGGATAAAGGAAAAATGGTGGCAGACATTAAATCGAGACTATGGAGCTGGAAGCAGGCATACAATATGAACACAGCACCTGATGATTTTAGATCCTGGTTCATCGCTGTAAGACTTGAGAATTCAGCTTCAAACTCTGATACAGGAATGTTACCCTCTCATGTTTCTTAG
- the LOC131024087 gene encoding gamma-glutamylcyclotransferase 2-3: MWVFGYGSLIWKAGFPYDERVVGFIKDYRRVFYQGSTDHRGTPEFPGRTVTLEPAKGEVCWGAAYKIVNKEDQLTALEHLEVREKQYDMKAYVDFFTDAASSTPFVSNVMVYIASADKKLNQNYLGPASLEEIAIQIVRAKGPSGPNREYLFKLESALIQIGCEDKHVRDLADEVRRILSLQGELID; the protein is encoded by the exons ATGTGGGTATTCGGGTACGGGTCGCTGATATGGAAAGCGGGCTTCCCTTACGATGAGCGGGTCGTGGGTTTCATCAAGGATTACCGCCGTGTCTTCTACCAAG GAAGCACGGATCATAGAGGAACACCGGAGTTCCCTGGAAGAACAGTCACGTTGGAACCTGCAAAGGGCGAAGTCTGC TGGGGTGCTGCGTACAAGATAGTCAACAAGGAAGATCAACTAACTGCATTGGAG CATCTTGAGGTGAGAGAGAAGCAGTACGACATGAAAGCTTATGTTGATTTCTTCACA GACGCTGCTTCTTCCACCCCTTTCGTCTCCAATGTTATGGT ATACATAGCATCTGCAGACAAGAAGCTCAACCAGAACTATCTGGGACCTGCCTCGCTCGAAGAAATTGCCAT TCAAATAGTTAGGGCAAAAGGCCCTTCAGGACCAAACAGAGAGTACCTCTTCAAGCTGGAAAGTGCCCTTATCCAAATAG GATGTGAAGACAAGCATGTTAGAGACCTTGCTGATGAAGTGAGGCGCATACTCTCATTACAAGGGGAATTGATCGATTGA